The Paenibacillus spongiae nucleotide sequence CGCAGATGCAGCCGGACGGCATCGGCAGCCTGTACATGGCCTTCGAGCAGCTCAAACGGAAGCTCGATAGCGAGGGGTTGTTTGCAGAAGGCCGCAAACGACCCATTCCCCGCTTCCCTAAGGCGATCGGGGTGATTACTTCCCCGACGGGCGCGGCCGTTCGAGATATCATCATTACGCTGCAGCGCCGCCATCCTTCCGTGCCGGTGCTGCTTTTTCCTGTTCTTGTACAGGGCAAGGGAGCCGCTCCGGCAATCGTGAAAGCGATTGAAAATATGAACCGAATGGCTGAAGTCGACGTATTAATTGTAGGGCGCGGGGGCGGATCGCTGGAAGAGCTGTGGGCCTTTAACGAAGAAGCGGTTGCCCGCAGCATCGTCGCATCGGCTATACCCGTTATCTCTGCGGTCGGCCATGAGACGGATTTCACCATAGCGGATTTCGTCGCCGACCTCCGTGCCGCAACGCCAACGGCGGCTGCCGAGCTCGCCGTTCCTAATATCGAGGAGCTTAAGGGCAGATTGTCCCAGCTGCGGACGAGGCTGTATCAATCCCTCCGGACATCGGTGACAAGACGGAAGGAACGGCTCCATCGCGTCAGTCGTTCGCCCATCTTTATGAATCCAAGAAAATACATGCTGCAGCAGGCTGAACGGCTGGACCGGTTGAAGGATCGGCTGGAGCAGCGGACTGTACGCCAGGCAGAACGCAGCCGGGATAAGCTGCTTCGGCTCCAAGGCGCTTTGGCAGCGGCTCATCCGGGCGAGAAGGCTGCATTCGCGGCGAAACAGCTGCAGGGCGCGACCGGCCGTCTTGAATCCGCAATGGGTGGCCTGATGAAGGAACACCGCATGCGGGTGGCTTCCGCCATCCGGCAGCTGGATGCATTGAGTCCGCTGAAGGTCATGTCGCGCGGCTATAGTCTTGTATACGATGAGAAGGAAAACCGGCTCATTAAATCGATCGAGGACGTGCAACCCGGCGATTTGGTGACAGTCAAACTGACAGACGGCCAGCTTGACTGTCAGGTGTGGGCGATGAAAGGGGAGACGTAACAGATGGAAGAGCAGCAGTTGAGCTTCGAAGAGGCCATGGAGCGTCTGGAAGCGATCGTCAGCCGGCTTGAGAACGGCGATGTTCCGCTTGAAACCGCGATTGAGCTATTTCAAGAAGGCATGAAACTGTCGCAGCTTTGCGGAACCAAGCTGGAACAGGTAGAGCGTAAGATAGAAGTGCTCATCGAAACGGAGAATGGCTTTCAGAAAA carries:
- the xseB gene encoding exodeoxyribonuclease VII small subunit, whose translation is MEEQQLSFEEAMERLEAIVSRLENGDVPLETAIELFQEGMKLSQLCGTKLEQVERKIEVLIETENGFQKKPFAPSNEDRGE
- the xseA gene encoding exodeoxyribonuclease VII large subunit, whose protein sequence is MALESRIYSIKEINRYIRMKLESDNLLGDVWLRGEISNFTHHSSGHMYFTLKDADSRLKCIMFASHNQRLPFMPKEGTKVLARGNFSVYERDGNYQFYVTQMQPDGIGSLYMAFEQLKRKLDSEGLFAEGRKRPIPRFPKAIGVITSPTGAAVRDIIITLQRRHPSVPVLLFPVLVQGKGAAPAIVKAIENMNRMAEVDVLIVGRGGGSLEELWAFNEEAVARSIVASAIPVISAVGHETDFTIADFVADLRAATPTAAAELAVPNIEELKGRLSQLRTRLYQSLRTSVTRRKERLHRVSRSPIFMNPRKYMLQQAERLDRLKDRLEQRTVRQAERSRDKLLRLQGALAAAHPGEKAAFAAKQLQGATGRLESAMGGLMKEHRMRVASAIRQLDALSPLKVMSRGYSLVYDEKENRLIKSIEDVQPGDLVTVKLTDGQLDCQVWAMKGET